The proteins below are encoded in one region of Campylobacter rectus:
- a CDS encoding ABC transporter permease, whose translation MKNMQLRLIKSSITGSKVQKGMAFITILLATVLIACMLNITLKIGDQIASELRGYGSNIVVLPKGEALAIEIEGKNFTPLKSQNYLNEEDLHKIKEIFWRNNVVAFAPFLNGEVKDASGEKYQITGTWFDKFAGVADEPEFKTGVKTLFGFWAVEGKWIEDDDAQNVLVGENLAAKRNLSVGGELNLNGRSVKIAGVLKGAGEESYKIVTSLKLAQELLGKPGQYSKAEVSAMTIPENDLSVKARRNLDNLDSAEYDLWYCSAYVSSIAYQIEENYAGVAAKAMMQVSDAESNIVKKIQSLMGIVSIIALAVASIGITSLMTSEIYRRKKEIGLLKAIGASNFEIYALFASESLVVAFFAGILGAFLGYALSYIIAYSIFGYGIGIAWIVLPLSIAFALLISIAGSLVPMRSVVKLLPAEVLYDRK comes from the coding sequence ATGAAAAATATGCAACTAAGGCTCATAAAAAGCTCGATCACCGGCTCGAAAGTGCAAAAAGGAATGGCTTTCATCACCATACTTTTGGCGACGGTTTTGATCGCTTGTATGCTAAATATCACGCTAAAAATCGGCGATCAGATCGCTAGCGAGCTGCGCGGCTACGGCTCAAACATCGTCGTCTTGCCAAAGGGCGAAGCGCTAGCCATCGAGATCGAGGGTAAAAATTTCACCCCGCTAAAATCGCAAAACTACCTAAACGAAGAGGATTTGCATAAGATCAAGGAAATTTTTTGGCGAAACAACGTCGTGGCTTTTGCGCCGTTTCTAAACGGCGAAGTAAAAGACGCTAGCGGCGAAAAATATCAAATCACGGGCACTTGGTTTGATAAATTTGCCGGCGTAGCCGACGAGCCCGAGTTTAAAACGGGCGTGAAAACGCTGTTTGGCTTTTGGGCGGTCGAGGGCAAATGGATAGAGGACGATGACGCGCAAAACGTACTCGTGGGCGAAAATTTAGCCGCAAAGCGAAATTTGAGCGTCGGCGGCGAGCTAAATTTAAACGGACGTAGCGTAAAAATCGCAGGTGTGTTAAAAGGAGCCGGCGAAGAAAGCTATAAAATCGTAACCTCGCTAAAGCTAGCTCAGGAGCTTTTAGGTAAGCCCGGACAATACTCAAAGGCTGAGGTTTCAGCGATGACGATCCCGGAAAACGACCTCTCCGTCAAGGCCAGGCGAAACCTCGATAATCTAGACAGCGCCGAATACGACCTGTGGTACTGCTCGGCCTACGTTAGCTCCATAGCCTATCAGATCGAGGAGAACTACGCGGGCGTCGCGGCAAAAGCGATGATGCAGGTAAGCGACGCCGAGAGTAACATCGTGAAAAAAATCCAAAGCCTGATGGGTATCGTTAGCATCATCGCGCTTGCGGTCGCGTCTATCGGCATCACATCGCTGATGACCAGCGAAATTTACAGGCGCAAAAAAGAGATCGGCCTGCTAAAAGCCATAGGCGCGAGCAACTTTGAAATTTACGCCCTTTTTGCGAGCGAAAGCCTGGTCGTGGCGTTTTTTGCGGGCATTTTGGGGGCGTTTTTAGGCTACGCGCTAAGCTACATAATCGCTTACAGTATCTTTGGCTACGGCATCGGCATCGCGTGGATCGTGCTTCCGCTTAGTATCGCTTTTGCGCTGCTTATCTCGATCGCGGGCTCGCTCGTGCCGATGAGAAGCGTCGTCAAACTCTTGCCTGCGGAGGTGCTATATGATCGCAAATAA
- a CDS encoding ABC transporter permease, protein MIANKGFFYNVIFKSLRFGTARVGVIIVSILLGACVTAAFVNVYLDIDSKVTKELKSYGANVVFAPADPVSDAIDEAKFNEKIAKISSDKLIGQSGYLFTQVNIGPTTAIAMGVKFSDLTRVKPFLEVKEGQGITLDFDERNALIGTDLAKQSGFKVGDVIEVRQIGANAGEKVKIRGIVQDGDKEDSLLIISLSLAQKIANEPNTLNYAEAVVTGKFDYISELGKSLSDEQISVKPVAKISKSEGLILDKIKLLMALVSFVILLITSMCVNTTLSAILFSRSKEIALLRALGASKKNVLNLFGVETFVTAFAAALAGAILGYGLAQILGYAIFDSSIDFRFMSIPIAMVISLVFAGVASIYPIKRALENNMADILRGE, encoded by the coding sequence ATGATCGCAAATAAGGGCTTTTTTTATAACGTTATCTTTAAAAGCCTGCGCTTTGGCACGGCCAGAGTAGGCGTCATCATTGTTTCGATCCTGCTTGGCGCGTGCGTGACGGCGGCGTTTGTAAACGTATATCTGGATATCGACTCAAAAGTAACGAAGGAGCTAAAAAGCTACGGCGCAAACGTGGTTTTTGCCCCCGCAGACCCGGTTAGCGACGCGATAGACGAGGCTAAATTTAACGAAAAGATCGCCAAAATCTCAAGCGATAAGCTAATCGGGCAGAGCGGATATCTTTTCACGCAGGTAAATATTGGTCCTACGACTGCGATCGCCATGGGCGTCAAATTTAGCGATCTAACGCGGGTTAAGCCGTTTTTGGAGGTTAAAGAAGGTCAGGGTATAACGCTTGATTTTGACGAGAGAAACGCGCTAATCGGCACCGATCTAGCCAAACAAAGCGGCTTTAAGGTCGGCGACGTGATCGAAGTAAGGCAAATCGGCGCGAACGCGGGCGAAAAGGTAAAGATCCGCGGCATCGTGCAAGACGGCGACAAGGAGGACTCTTTGCTCATCATCTCGCTATCTCTAGCGCAAAAGATAGCAAACGAGCCAAATACGCTAAACTACGCCGAGGCCGTAGTAACGGGCAAATTTGACTACATAAGCGAGCTTGGCAAGAGTCTTAGCGACGAGCAAATTTCCGTTAAGCCAGTGGCTAAAATTTCAAAATCAGAGGGCCTAATTTTGGATAAGATTAAGCTTTTGATGGCGCTTGTTAGCTTTGTTATCTTGCTCATTACCTCGATGTGCGTAAACACGACGCTAAGCGCGATTTTATTTTCGCGCTCAAAGGAGATCGCGCTGCTTAGAGCGCTGGGAGCTAGCAAGAAAAACGTGTTAAATTTATTCGGCGTCGAGACCTTCGTCACGGCGTTTGCGGCGGCTTTGGCGGGCGCGATTTTAGGCTACGGCTTAGCGCAAATTTTAGGCTACGCGATTTTTGATTCGAGCATCGATTTTAGATTTATGAGCATACCGATAGCGATGGTTATCTCGCTCGTTTTTGCGGGCGTGGCCTCGATCTATCCGATCAAACGGGCGCTAGAAAATAATATGGCCGATATTTTAAGAGGAGAATAA
- a CDS encoding ABC transporter ATP-binding protein: protein MQYAIRLNGIEKRFGEVRALEGITFDVNAGEWVSIMGPSGSGKSTLVNILSLMDEPTAGTYTLGGDDASRLSDEETLKFRREKIGLIFQQFHLIPYLNCVENVMIAQYYHSSVDEEDAKKALERVGLGHRLDHRPSQLSGGEQQRLCIARALINDPDILIADEPTGNLDEANERVVLELFQKLRSEGKTILLITHNPDLGQFGDKIVYLRHGKMENIHYVSDGERADACEKMAVWSNNESAFATV from the coding sequence ATGCAGTACGCGATAAGATTAAACGGGATAGAAAAAAGATTCGGCGAAGTAAGAGCGCTGGAGGGCATTACCTTTGACGTAAACGCCGGCGAGTGGGTCAGCATAATGGGCCCGAGCGGCAGCGGTAAAAGCACGCTGGTAAATATCCTCTCGCTGATGGATGAGCCGACCGCGGGCACATACACGCTAGGTGGAGATGACGCTAGCAGGCTTAGCGACGAGGAGACGCTCAAATTTCGCCGCGAAAAGATCGGGCTGATATTTCAGCAGTTTCACCTCATCCCCTACCTAAACTGCGTCGAAAATGTGATGATAGCGCAGTACTACCACAGCAGCGTGGATGAAGAGGACGCTAAAAAGGCGCTCGAGCGAGTGGGGCTGGGACATAGGCTCGATCACCGTCCGAGTCAGCTTAGCGGCGGCGAGCAGCAGCGTCTGTGCATCGCACGCGCCCTGATAAACGATCCTGATATCTTGATAGCCGACGAGCCGACGGGCAACCTCGACGAAGCCAACGAACGCGTGGTTTTAGAGCTATTTCAAAAACTGCGAAGCGAGGGCAAAACCATCCTGCTCATCACGCATAACCCTGATCTTGGGCAGTTTGGTGACAAGATCGTCTATCTAAGGCACGGCAAGATGGAAAACATCCACTACGTGAGCGATGGCGAGCGTGCGGATGCATGCGAAAAAATGGCCGTTTGGTCAAATAACGAGAGCGCTTTTGCGACGGTTTAA
- a CDS encoding TlpA family protein disulfide reductase — protein sequence MIKRYIFSIFVAALAAVFVGCGNNGFDRHHISLNSPKGVDTHYFPEGRRLKTDGKPYMLFFFGTSCGACVAQAPIVNEIYSEFKDKFGVYGIFGPSLGFDKDIDMVKQHHIVYDVISDKISVDYFSKAVGGVMGVPAIFVFDGEGNLKKRFIGLTPKNTLMNEIKLIL from the coding sequence ATGATAAAAAGATATATATTTTCGATTTTCGTAGCCGCGTTAGCTGCGGTGTTTGTAGGTTGCGGCAACAACGGCTTTGATAGGCACCACATCAGCCTAAATTCGCCAAAGGGCGTGGATACGCACTATTTTCCCGAGGGCAGACGACTTAAAACCGACGGCAAGCCATATATGCTATTTTTCTTCGGCACGTCTTGCGGCGCTTGCGTGGCTCAAGCCCCGATCGTAAATGAAATTTACTCGGAGTTTAAGGATAAATTCGGCGTTTACGGGATATTCGGACCTAGTCTTGGCTTTGATAAGGATATCGATATGGTGAAGCAGCACCATATCGTCTACGACGTGATTAGCGATAAAATTTCGGTCGATTATTTTAGCAAGGCGGTGGGCGGCGTGATGGGCGTGCCCGCGATCTTCGTCTTTGACGGCGAGGGCAATCTCAAAAAGCGCTTCATCGGCCTCACGCCTAAAAATACGCTGATGAATGAGATTAAGTTGATATTATAA
- a CDS encoding complement resistance protein TraT, producing the protein MKLKIFTILLFAIFLAGCGEPRTPELYSRSTTPIFITNGDVNKTSRSVYVYFKNSSGYASTLENTVRNKLLQNGFTQSVDQKNADVVIMGDFASLQRLEQRERPRVYMNMGYGWGGYGYRHSLGVGMLFGDPFDDDFYDRTDYYLYRAFISVMIRANGSEQRTNLEIESGRNLYSPSYIIPYIEEKAATQILGFFYP; encoded by the coding sequence ATGAAACTAAAAATCTTCACTATTTTGCTATTTGCGATTTTTCTCGCAGGATGCGGCGAGCCTCGCACGCCCGAGCTTTACTCTAGGAGCACGACCCCTATTTTTATCACGAACGGCGACGTAAATAAAACCTCGCGCAGCGTCTATGTTTATTTTAAAAATTCCTCGGGCTACGCAAGCACGCTGGAAAACACCGTGAGAAACAAGTTGTTGCAAAACGGCTTTACGCAAAGCGTGGATCAAAAGAACGCCGACGTCGTGATAATGGGCGATTTTGCCAGCTTGCAGCGCCTTGAACAGCGCGAACGCCCGCGAGTGTATATGAATATGGGTTACGGCTGGGGCGGCTACGGATACAGGCACAGCCTAGGTGTCGGTATGCTCTTTGGCGATCCGTTTGACGATGATTTTTACGATAGGACGGATTATTATCTTTACAGAGCCTTTATCAGCGTGATGATCCGCGCAAACGGCAGCGAACAAAGGACCAATCTAGAGATCGAAAGCGGCCGCAACCTATACTCGCCAAGCTATATAATCCCATATATAGAGGAAAAGGCGGCGACGCAGATACTTGGGTTTTTCTATCCTTAA
- a CDS encoding TonB-dependent receptor domain-containing protein has product MRVTIGLVAAATALLANGANPDVIKPVKDFTPPPPYTPNIAQSAFPENQFDRAPRDDYFFVTDLLNNSMDKFHVAGGFYGRTFYGSGLFKYRGANFYTILNANFSKANRYKDGGGREWNYGYARQGQSAVVGFVPSELSEFRFTLVHDNIDDDKQPQYLIDAVKTERYVGKFNARIGAEDLSNTLNFELMLRDMERKINNYRLRRAPNTVKVELDRKIVDAELRYDADLGGFHNLVGISYQHDNHEGKRYVKRPSGWVFNGYRFADIVNKRTRIFDTLSYKFNDFHKLSLALNYDWMRSNLKGLNEPYFAPAVPLRTVKGLIRSIYGYDFDGNVKQDGLSASLKYDFAPNELDSYYAALESLQRIPGNMERFSTLYGPLDNGWISNPLLKPERHNRVNLGFTYKSEFYKEYLSSRQGEDSFSIGGHFIADDAQDLVIYDRRHLAAAAPINKNAVITRNVDARIYSVNLRGEYNFARNFGLKASLFYNYGQNKTDGRPLYQIRPFEANLALDYKDYASFGSYNIGTVARYVAKQNRGDFDKTTGFGIDKREAARSFATMDVYGGFEFKNSWGVRLGVTNIFDKDYAEFISGEHVGALYPNPVVRAPGRAVFVSFHSSF; this is encoded by the coding sequence ATGAGAGTTACTATTGGTTTAGTTGCGGCTGCGACGGCACTGCTCGCAAACGGCGCAAATCCCGACGTCATAAAGCCGGTTAAGGATTTTACGCCTCCGCCGCCTTATACGCCAAACATCGCTCAAAGCGCTTTTCCGGAAAATCAATTCGACCGCGCGCCTAGGGACGATTATTTTTTCGTAACGGATTTGCTCAATAATTCGATGGATAAATTTCATGTAGCGGGCGGATTTTACGGCAGGACGTTTTATGGCTCGGGACTTTTTAAATACCGCGGCGCAAATTTCTATACGATCTTAAACGCGAATTTTTCTAAAGCCAACCGCTACAAAGACGGCGGCGGCAGGGAGTGGAACTACGGCTACGCCAGGCAGGGACAAAGCGCGGTCGTGGGTTTCGTGCCTAGCGAGCTAAGCGAGTTTAGATTTACGCTCGTGCACGACAACATCGACGACGACAAACAGCCTCAGTATCTCATAGACGCCGTTAAGACCGAGCGATACGTCGGTAAATTTAACGCCCGTATCGGCGCGGAAGATCTATCAAATACGCTAAATTTCGAGCTGATGCTGCGCGATATGGAAAGAAAGATCAATAACTATCGCTTAAGGCGCGCACCAAATACGGTCAAGGTAGAGCTGGATAGAAAAATCGTAGACGCCGAGCTAAGATACGATGCAGATCTGGGCGGTTTTCACAATCTTGTCGGCATCAGCTATCAGCACGATAATCACGAGGGCAAAAGATACGTAAAACGGCCGAGCGGCTGGGTTTTTAACGGATATAGATTTGCCGATATCGTAAATAAACGAACGAGGATTTTTGATACGCTAAGCTATAAATTTAACGACTTTCACAAGCTTAGCCTTGCTCTAAACTACGATTGGATGAGGTCGAATTTAAAGGGGCTAAACGAGCCTTATTTCGCGCCGGCCGTGCCGCTAAGGACCGTAAAAGGGCTTATTCGCAGCATTTACGGCTATGATTTTGACGGCAACGTCAAGCAAGACGGCCTAAGCGCCAGCCTAAAATACGATTTTGCGCCAAACGAGCTGGATAGCTACTATGCGGCGCTCGAGAGCTTGCAGCGTATACCGGGCAATATGGAGCGATTTAGCACGCTTTACGGTCCGCTAGATAACGGCTGGATTAGCAACCCGCTGCTAAAACCGGAGCGTCACAACCGCGTAAATTTGGGCTTTACTTACAAAAGCGAATTTTATAAAGAATACTTAAGCTCGCGTCAGGGCGAGGATAGCTTTAGCATAGGCGGGCACTTTATCGCAGACGACGCGCAGGATCTGGTTATCTACGATCGCCGCCACTTAGCCGCGGCTGCGCCGATAAATAAAAACGCCGTTATAACGCGCAACGTCGATGCTAGAATTTACAGCGTAAATTTGCGCGGCGAGTATAATTTCGCGCGAAATTTCGGGCTAAAAGCATCGTTATTTTACAACTACGGACAAAATAAAACCGACGGCAGACCGCTTTATCAGATCCGTCCGTTTGAGGCAAATTTGGCCCTTGACTACAAAGACTACGCGAGCTTTGGCAGCTACAATATCGGCACGGTGGCACGCTACGTAGCAAAGCAAAATAGGGGAGATTTTGATAAAACTACCGGCTTTGGCATCGACAAGCGCGAAGCGGCTAGGAGCTTTGCGACGATGGACGTTTACGGCGGATTTGAGTTTAAAAACAGCTGGGGCGTGAGGCTTGGCGTCACGAATATCTTTGATAAAGATTACGCCGAGTTTATCAGCGGCGAGCACGTAGGGGCGCTGTATCCGAACCCGGTGGTGCGTGCGCCGGGGAGGGCAGTGTTTGTCAGCTTTCACTCTAGTTTTTAA
- a CDS encoding ABC transporter substrate-binding protein, translated as MNRRGFLGLGAALGATAFAPNLLAKERFDVWGMPAIPSTMLAVATLQGELNKTHDMKLRIWNSPDQLRAGVASGEMKLTAAPSNVGVNLANQGINFRLLNIMTNGLQNIIVKDSNIKSIEDLVGKKLIMPFKNDMPDIVLRAICKKRGVDISKIEINYVQTPPEAIGLFLQKDFDAALSIEPMSSAAILRGKKMGVNVRVGFELPEVWGESFGIKPYIPQAGLIVDLDYYNANREVFEIFHKDLQNALKWILENKQSAAKIGAQYLPAPEPALANAFERSNLTVTKAKDLTDELMSFFEVLFELNPKLLGGKMPDKSLFL; from the coding sequence ATGAACAGAAGAGGATTTTTAGGGCTCGGCGCGGCGCTGGGCGCGACGGCTTTTGCGCCGAATTTGCTTGCTAAAGAGAGGTTTGACGTGTGGGGGATGCCCGCGATCCCCAGCACGATGCTGGCCGTGGCGACTCTGCAAGGCGAGCTAAACAAAACTCACGATATGAAGCTAAGGATCTGGAACAGCCCCGATCAGCTGCGCGCCGGCGTGGCTAGCGGCGAGATGAAACTAACCGCGGCGCCTAGCAACGTGGGCGTAAATTTGGCTAATCAAGGCATAAATTTCAGGCTGCTAAACATTATGACTAACGGCCTTCAAAACATCATCGTTAAAGACTCTAATATCAAAAGCATCGAGGATTTGGTCGGTAAAAAGCTAATCATGCCGTTTAAAAACGATATGCCCGATATCGTGCTACGCGCTATTTGCAAAAAACGAGGCGTAGATATCTCTAAAATCGAGATCAACTACGTTCAAACCCCGCCGGAAGCCATAGGGCTGTTTTTGCAAAAAGATTTCGACGCAGCCCTGTCGATCGAGCCGATGAGCTCGGCTGCGATACTGCGCGGTAAAAAAATGGGTGTAAACGTGCGCGTGGGCTTTGAGCTGCCCGAGGTTTGGGGCGAGAGCTTCGGTATCAAGCCCTATATCCCGCAGGCAGGTCTCATCGTGGATCTAGACTACTATAACGCAAACAGAGAGGTTTTTGAGATATTTCACAAAGACCTGCAAAACGCTCTAAAATGGATCCTGGAAAATAAACAAAGCGCGGCTAAAATCGGCGCACAGTATCTGCCGGCTCCGGAGCCTGCGCTGGCAAACGCGTTTGAGCGTTCAAATTTGACCGTGACGAAGGCTAAGGATTTAACGGACGAGCTTATGAGCTTTTTTGAGGTGCTTTTTGAGCTAAATCCTAAGCTTCTCGGCGGTAAAATGCCTGATAAGAGCCTGTTTTTATGA
- a CDS encoding ABC transporter permease produces MILIDNVKKDRGAFLKVADYLWGGFSGLATIALIIALWQIGSELGGEFLLPAPEAVFVRAYELLADYKNSEINITLVRSLVGVGTACAIGITLGLVAGAYRSFAAFLKPVITTLLSMPPIIWIVLAIFWFGFGNASTVFTIIITVLPLTFASSMVGMMSVSEELKEMFDAYKLGVCKKIRHLYVPHLTSHIISSLSVAVGMGVKIVIMGELLGANDGMGAKIASARVMLDTTEVMAYVVLTIAIIMLFEYLVIEPLKITLMPWKR; encoded by the coding sequence ATGATACTTATCGATAACGTCAAAAAAGACCGCGGTGCGTTTTTAAAGGTCGCTGACTACCTTTGGGGCGGCTTTAGCGGTCTTGCCACGATAGCGCTTATTATCGCGCTTTGGCAGATCGGCAGCGAGCTGGGAGGGGAGTTTTTGCTCCCCGCGCCCGAGGCGGTTTTTGTGCGGGCTTACGAGCTTTTGGCGGATTACAAAAACAGCGAGATAAATATCACTCTCGTGCGCTCGCTAGTCGGAGTCGGTACGGCCTGTGCCATCGGTATCACGCTAGGTCTAGTTGCGGGCGCTTATAGAAGCTTTGCCGCGTTTTTAAAGCCCGTTATCACGACGCTGCTTTCTATGCCGCCTATTATTTGGATCGTTTTAGCTATATTTTGGTTCGGGTTTGGAAACGCGAGCACCGTCTTTACGATCATTATCACGGTTTTGCCGCTAACTTTTGCCAGCTCGATGGTAGGCATGATGAGCGTTAGCGAGGAGCTAAAGGAGATGTTTGACGCGTATAAACTAGGCGTTTGCAAAAAGATTCGCCACCTATACGTTCCGCACCTAACCAGCCATATCATCAGCTCTTTAAGCGTCGCCGTGGGTATGGGCGTAAAGATCGTCATCATGGGCGAGCTGCTAGGCGCAAACGACGGTATGGGCGCTAAGATCGCAAGCGCTAGAGTGATGCTAGATACCACCGAAGTGATGGCCTACGTCGTGCTTACTATCGCTATCATTATGCTTTTTGAGTATCTGGTTATCGAGCCGCTAAAGATCACGCTAATGCCGTGGAAAAGGTAG
- a CDS encoding ABC transporter ATP-binding protein, with amino-acid sequence MLELQNLEYEILRDKVVRDFSLKVGAGEVVTLFGASGCGKTTILRLISGLIDPRKGKIINKFNKTTYLFQENRLLEWKNALDNVLLVMDEPDEKTVLELFARLGLTEKDALKYPDELSGGMRQRVAFVRAIVTKPDLLLMDEPFSGLDYDMKEILIDIVTRRVEEGMSVVLVTHDRMEAARMSSKICFLASKGAVIERELELDRAFSQRDFAYASGVIDENFKGKIYYD; translated from the coding sequence ATGCTGGAACTTCAAAATTTAGAATACGAAATTTTACGCGACAAGGTCGTGCGCGATTTTAGCCTAAAGGTCGGCGCGGGCGAAGTGGTGACGCTATTTGGCGCGAGCGGCTGCGGTAAAACAACGATCCTGCGCCTGATATCGGGGCTTATCGATCCGCGCAAAGGTAAAATAATCAATAAATTTAACAAAACGACCTATCTCTTTCAGGAAAATCGCCTGCTCGAGTGGAAAAACGCGCTCGATAACGTGCTGCTCGTGATGGATGAGCCTGACGAAAAGACCGTGCTAGAGCTCTTTGCTAGACTTGGCTTAACCGAAAAAGACGCGTTAAAGTACCCTGACGAGCTAAGCGGCGGTATGCGCCAAAGGGTTGCTTTCGTGCGGGCGATCGTGACAAAGCCTGATTTGCTGCTGATGGACGAGCCGTTTTCGGGGCTTGATTATGATATGAAAGAAATCCTGATAGACATCGTCACGCGCCGCGTCGAGGAAGGTATGAGTGTAGTGCTGGTAACTCACGATAGGATGGAGGCGGCCAGGATGTCTAGTAAAATTTGCTTTTTAGCGAGCAAGGGCGCGGTGATCGAGCGCGAGCTAGAGCTTGACCGCGCCTTTTCGCAGCGGGATTTTGCCTACGCTAGCGGTGTGATAGACGAAAATTTTAAAGGAAAAATTTATTATGATTAA
- a CDS encoding NnrS family protein produces the protein MINDFFTHPMRIFFLTSAVCAVLGGAIFFTPVDFVSWHKFIFLHLVAALAYAGFLLTGLTDWTNFGGSFKAHAYAMFSFFAAGFFSAFFSLFAAHFFMALFWAYLAGLCVYMIWLDRNDDQLGVLAFLLGILGFEIYYLISGEEKFLNLQIHLHVIAILLVSFRVSVVLGKEALNREPGMQDAAFVPNFVYKNIAIVSVCAFLLVSLFFEGSKAINFAAIACGSAILAKLKEWHYKELLRHSFVIYYYLMQLLLAAAYILYGASGILGLGLEANMLHVIALNGIIFSIMLIFNIAGLRHSGQELEFLRLSKIAFALVIAAGVCRDFLAYVWSGFYIHVPATLIAVAFALWFIDFYKIFRDNEFSGDPE, from the coding sequence ATGATTAACGACTTTTTCACTCATCCGATGAGAATTTTTTTCCTTACGAGTGCGGTTTGCGCGGTGCTAGGCGGGGCGATATTTTTTACGCCCGTAGATTTCGTCAGCTGGCACAAATTTATCTTTTTGCACCTTGTTGCAGCCCTTGCGTACGCGGGATTTTTGCTGACGGGGCTAACGGACTGGACGAATTTCGGAGGTTCGTTTAAAGCTCACGCCTACGCTATGTTTTCGTTTTTTGCGGCGGGTTTTTTTAGCGCGTTTTTTAGCCTGTTTGCGGCTCATTTTTTTATGGCGCTTTTTTGGGCGTATCTAGCAGGGCTTTGCGTCTATATGATCTGGCTTGATAGAAACGACGATCAGCTGGGCGTTTTAGCATTTTTACTCGGCATTTTGGGATTTGAGATTTACTATCTGATTAGCGGTGAGGAGAAATTTTTAAATTTACAAATCCACCTGCACGTTATCGCGATTTTGCTCGTATCTTTTCGAGTTAGCGTGGTGCTTGGCAAAGAGGCGCTAAACCGCGAGCCTGGCATGCAAGACGCGGCTTTCGTGCCAAATTTCGTTTATAAAAACATCGCGATCGTGAGCGTTTGTGCGTTTTTGCTAGTTAGCTTGTTTTTTGAAGGCAGCAAGGCTATAAATTTCGCCGCGATAGCCTGCGGTAGCGCGATTTTAGCCAAGCTAAAAGAGTGGCACTACAAGGAGCTTTTGCGTCATAGCTTCGTGATTTACTACTACTTGATGCAGCTTTTGCTGGCCGCGGCGTATATCCTTTACGGCGCGAGCGGGATTTTGGGGCTAGGGCTGGAGGCGAACATGCTGCACGTCATCGCGCTAAACGGCATTATCTTTAGCATCATGCTTATCTTTAACATCGCGGGTTTGCGCCACAGCGGGCAGGAGCTTGAGTTTTTGCGCCTTAGCAAGATCGCCTTTGCGCTTGTTATTGCCGCAGGTGTTTGCAGAGACTTTTTAGCTTACGTTTGGAGCGGATTTTACATCCATGTGCCCGCAACTCTTATCGCCGTAGCCTTCGCGCTTTGGTTTATCGATTTTTATAAAATTTTTAGAGATAATGAATTCTCGGGCGATCCGGAGTAA
- a CDS encoding YkgJ family cysteine cluster protein produces MFSCDACGICCRHIRDIKELERFMLDDGSCVNLDKMSNLCKIYEARPQICRIDEMYEAKFKRYFSKEAFYELNENACKKLKEIYKG; encoded by the coding sequence ATGTTTTCTTGCGATGCTTGCGGTATTTGTTGCAGGCACATTAGAGACATAAAGGAGCTTGAGCGTTTTATGCTAGATGACGGCAGCTGCGTAAATTTAGATAAAATGAGTAATCTTTGTAAAATTTACGAAGCGCGTCCGCAAATTTGTAGGATAGACGAGATGTATGAGGCGAAGTTTAAACGATACTTCAGTAAAGAGGCGTTTTACGAATTAAACGAAAATGCCTGCAAAAAACTAAAAGAAATTTATAAAGGATAA